A single region of the Pseudomonadota bacterium genome encodes:
- a CDS encoding ECF transporter S component: MTVPPTTSSRQVTQIAVLSTVGLCLMLLIEIPLFPAAPYLKYDAGDLPVLIGAFALGPMSGVAIAALKNLLFLMVRGTPETWFVGAPMNLLAGASFALVAGNLYFLEKTRTRAVAALVVGGLASTAVMFVANLVILPVFMRVFLGSTTAVSTHFLLTVIVPFNLVKSTLNGVLVFSIYKRISPVLKATHWELPAHPPRETAAAR; this comes from the coding sequence ATGACTGTCCCCCCCACCACCTCGTCACGTCAGGTCACCCAGATCGCGGTTCTGTCCACGGTCGGCCTCTGCCTGATGCTGCTCATCGAGATCCCCCTCTTTCCAGCCGCCCCCTATCTGAAGTACGACGCGGGTGACCTTCCCGTGCTCATCGGAGCCTTCGCCCTCGGTCCGATGAGCGGGGTGGCCATCGCGGCGCTCAAGAACCTGTTGTTCCTGATGGTTCGCGGAACGCCCGAGACCTGGTTCGTGGGGGCTCCGATGAACCTGCTGGCGGGGGCCTCGTTCGCCCTCGTGGCGGGCAACCTCTACTTCCTCGAGAAGACCCGCACCCGCGCTGTTGCTGCGCTGGTGGTGGGCGGTCTCGCCTCGACGGCCGTCATGTTCGTCGCCAACCTCGTGATCCTGCCCGTGTTCATGCGCGTCTTCCTCGGCTCGACCACCGCGGTGAGCACCCACTTCCTGCTCACCGTGATCGTCCCGTTCAACCTGGTGAAGTCGACCTTGAACGGCGTGCTCGTGTTCAGCATCTACAAGCGCATCTCGCCCGTACTGAAGGCGACCCACTGGGAGCTGCCCGCGCATCCCCCCCGGGAGACGGCCGCGGCCCGCTGA